One genomic region from Anabaena sp. PCC 7108 encodes:
- a CDS encoding DUF2237 family protein: MADAKNVLGTNLEICCTSPMTGYYRDGFCTTGGQDVGMHVVCAQVTAEFLEFTKSQGNDLSTPFPEYNFPGLKPGDCWCLCAARWQEALEAGVAPPVVLSATHARAVEVCNLEDLQKHAVTKK; encoded by the coding sequence ATGGCAGACGCGAAAAATGTATTAGGAACAAACTTAGAAATTTGTTGCACTTCTCCCATGACAGGGTATTACCGCGACGGGTTTTGTACAACAGGTGGACAAGATGTGGGAATGCACGTGGTTTGCGCTCAAGTGACAGCAGAATTTTTAGAATTCACCAAATCTCAAGGAAACGACTTGAGTACCCCTTTTCCTGAATATAATTTTCCCGGTTTGAAACCTGGTGATTGTTGGTGTTTGTGTGCAGCCCGTTGGCAAGAAGCTCTTGAGGCTGGGGTTGCACCTCCAGTTGTCCTCTCAGCTACCCATGCTAGGGCTGTGGAGGTGTGTAATTTGGAAGATTTGCAAAAACACGCCGTTACAAAGAAATGA
- a CDS encoding BrnA antitoxin family protein: METEYNFSQGKRGAIEPTPPGKTRITIRLDDEILTWFREQVHRAGGGNYQTLINDALLEYIQQRREPLEATLRRVLREELGQMGK; the protein is encoded by the coding sequence ATGGAAACCGAGTATAATTTTAGTCAAGGTAAACGGGGTGCGATTGAACCCACACCACCTGGAAAAACCAGGATTACAATTCGCCTAGATGATGAAATACTGACATGGTTTCGTGAGCAAGTACACCGAGCAGGTGGCGGAAATTACCAAACATTGATTAATGATGCCCTGCTTGAGTATATTCAACAACGCCGTGAACCATTAGAAGCAACGCTACGGCGAGTATTACGAGAAGAATTAGGCCAAATGGGTAAATAA
- a CDS encoding restriction endonuclease translates to MLKSIANETRLSEIELNRTFDDVVTELNHPDKHIKGKALELLAIWMIRLTSLRFTKWRNREKGKGEVDVLAASDRFVYSRWQIQCKNTSKVDTDVLAKEIGLTFVTGADVVMVVTTGEFTRDAYQYAYRMMEVSRYYMILLQKDDIEAIKRDKTNIVEIFDRKARRVFAKKELDVSDEELNEIEQEENLMVEAMEDENSD, encoded by the coding sequence ATGCTAAAATCAATCGCTAATGAAACACGACTTTCTGAAATTGAACTAAACCGGACTTTTGATGATGTTGTAACTGAATTAAATCATCCAGATAAACATATTAAAGGCAAAGCGTTAGAGCTTCTGGCAATTTGGATGATACGCCTCACCAGTCTGCGTTTTACAAAATGGCGCAACAGAGAAAAAGGTAAAGGAGAAGTAGATGTTTTAGCAGCTTCTGATAGGTTTGTTTATAGTCGGTGGCAGATTCAATGCAAAAATACATCTAAAGTTGATACTGATGTCTTAGCCAAAGAAATTGGGCTAACATTTGTGACAGGGGCAGATGTCGTAATGGTTGTAACAACTGGTGAATTTACAAGAGATGCTTATCAGTATGCATATAGGATGATGGAAGTATCTCGCTACTATATGATTCTGTTACAAAAAGATGATATTGAAGCAATTAAAAGGGATAAGACGAATATTGTTGAAATTTTTGACAGAAAGGCTAGGCGAGTATTTGCGAAAAAAGAACTTGATGTGTCCGATGAAGAATTAAATGAAATTGAACAGGAAGAAAATTTGATGGTTGAAGCTATGGAAGATGAAAATAGTGATTAG
- a CDS encoding diflavin flavoprotein, whose product MVLLTDKYDGQGSPTPEKRLTIQTVDIAEDTTAIRSLDWDRDRFDIEFGLQNGTTYNSFLIRGQQTALVDTSHEKFRQLYFDTLTGLINPQEINYLIISHTEPDHSGLVKDLLQMAPDITVVGSKVAIQFLEDLVHRPFKRRIVKNGDRLDLGNNHEVEFVIAPNLHWPDTIFSFDHKTQTLFTCDAFGLHYCTERTFDDDLAAIEKDFKYYYDCLMGPNARSVLSAMKRMAELKTIKMIATGHGPLLFHNVEELTGRYRNWSQSQTKAETVVGVFYVSEYGYSDRLAQSITNGIVKTGVAVEMVDLGGTVDLQELRELVGRCAGLVVGMPPASGSSTIQAALSTVLGSAKEKQAIGIFETGGGDDEPTYPLLNKFRSAGLTVGFPVIEIRETPTENIYKKCEEAGTDLGQWVTRDKSIKAMKSLGADLDKALGRISGGLYIITAKKGDVSSAMLASWVTQASFKPLGFSIAVAKDRAIESLMQVGDRFVLNVLEEGNYQPLMKHFLKRFAPGADRFEGVRTQPAENGAPILGDALAYMECEVVSRMDCGDHWAVYSTVYAGRVSKPESLTAVHHRKVGNHY is encoded by the coding sequence ATGGTATTGCTCACCGATAAATATGATGGACAGGGAAGCCCAACCCCTGAAAAACGGCTTACCATACAGACTGTAGATATTGCTGAGGATACGACAGCGATTCGGTCTTTGGACTGGGATCGAGATCGCTTTGATATTGAGTTTGGTCTGCAAAATGGGACAACATATAACTCGTTTTTGATTCGTGGTCAGCAAACTGCCTTAGTCGATACCTCTCACGAAAAGTTTCGTCAGTTATATTTTGATACACTCACAGGTTTAATAAATCCGCAAGAGATCAACTATTTAATCATCAGCCATACAGAACCAGACCACAGCGGCTTGGTGAAAGATTTGCTGCAAATGGCTCCTGATATTACTGTAGTTGGTTCTAAAGTCGCAATTCAATTCCTGGAAGATTTGGTACATCGGCCTTTTAAGCGGCGGATTGTTAAAAATGGCGATCGCTTGGATCTCGGTAATAATCACGAGGTTGAATTTGTAATTGCTCCTAATTTACACTGGCCTGATACAATTTTCAGCTTTGATCATAAAACCCAAACTCTCTTCACTTGCGATGCTTTCGGGCTACATTACTGCACAGAACGCACCTTTGATGATGACTTGGCAGCCATTGAAAAAGATTTTAAATATTACTATGACTGCTTAATGGGTCCAAATGCCCGGTCGGTATTGTCCGCAATGAAGCGGATGGCGGAACTAAAAACAATCAAAATGATTGCTACTGGTCACGGTCCCTTACTCTTTCACAACGTTGAAGAATTAACCGGACGTTACCGTAATTGGAGTCAAAGCCAAACCAAGGCAGAAACAGTAGTGGGGGTATTTTATGTTTCTGAGTATGGCTATAGCGATCGCTTGGCGCAATCAATCACTAACGGTATTGTTAAAACAGGCGTAGCTGTGGAAATGGTCGATTTGGGTGGAACAGTCGATTTACAAGAGTTACGGGAGCTTGTAGGACGTTGTGCAGGGCTAGTTGTGGGAATGCCCCCAGCTTCTGGTAGTTCCACTATTCAAGCTGCACTGAGTACGGTTTTAGGTTCGGCCAAAGAAAAACAAGCGATTGGGATTTTTGAAACTGGTGGTGGAGATGATGAACCAACCTATCCTCTTTTAAATAAATTCCGATCTGCGGGTTTGACTGTAGGTTTCCCTGTAATTGAAATTCGGGAAACACCGACAGAAAACATTTACAAAAAATGTGAAGAAGCGGGAACTGACTTAGGACAATGGGTAACAAGAGACAAAAGCATTAAAGCCATGAAATCTCTTGGTGCTGATTTAGACAAAGCATTGGGTCGAATCAGCGGCGGTTTATATATCATTACAGCTAAAAAAGGCGATGTATCCAGCGCCATGTTAGCTTCGTGGGTGACTCAAGCCAGTTTCAAACCCTTGGGATTTTCCATTGCGGTAGCTAAAGATAGGGCTATTGAATCACTGATGCAAGTAGGCGATCGCTTTGTTCTCAATGTACTAGAAGAAGGCAATTATCAACCACTGATGAAACACTTCTTAAAACGGTTTGCCCCTGGTGCAGACCGCTTTGAAGGAGTAAGAACCCAACCCGCAGAAAATGGTGCGCCTATTTTAGGTGATGCTTTAGCATATATGGAATGCGAAGTAGTGAGCCGAATGGACTGTGGCGATCATTGGGCAGTATACAGCACCGTCTATGCAGGACGAGTATCAAAACCCGAATCACTGACAGCAGTTCACCACCGGAAAGTCGGAAACCACTATTAA
- a CDS encoding pantothenate kinase yields the protein MKQNTPPKRTDNLWIGLMIGNSRLHWALFVDNTLNSAWDTDHLSESDMQQLAKTNTLPLSPSSSRPIFLSPNLPITLVLASVVPSQTKLWQTYPNVRLITLNHIPIHGIYPTLGIDRALALHGAGKKWGFPILVIDAGTALTFTGADHQQRLVGGAILPGLSLQFTSLGQKTGQLPLLETSLINVLPPRFAMNTPEAIQSGVIYTLLAGIKDFIQSWLSLFPESKIAITGGDSDLLKTHLQTQFPEIAAQVILENNLIFLGMEKILFGNN from the coding sequence GTGAAACAGAATACCCCCCCAAAACGCACAGATAATCTTTGGATAGGATTAATGATTGGTAATTCCCGCTTACATTGGGCGTTATTTGTTGACAATACCCTTAACTCCGCTTGGGATACAGACCATCTATCAGAATCTGATATGCAACAGTTAGCTAAAACAAATACTCTTCCTCTCTCACCCTCTTCTTCTCGTCCCATCTTCCTTTCACCCAACCTCCCTATCACTCTCGTTTTAGCTTCCGTAGTTCCCAGTCAAACAAAACTTTGGCAAACTTACCCAAATGTGCGCCTAATTACTTTAAACCATATCCCCATCCACGGTATTTATCCCACCCTAGGAATTGACCGCGCCTTGGCTTTACATGGTGCAGGAAAAAAATGGGGATTTCCGATATTAGTAATTGATGCCGGTACAGCACTGACTTTTACAGGCGCAGATCATCAGCAGCGTTTAGTAGGTGGGGCGATTCTACCTGGACTAAGTTTACAGTTTACTAGTTTGGGGCAAAAAACAGGACAATTACCATTATTAGAAACGAGTTTAATTAATGTTTTGCCTCCACGTTTTGCCATGAATACACCAGAAGCAATTCAAAGTGGTGTAATTTACACATTATTAGCGGGAATTAAAGATTTTATTCAGTCTTGGTTATCGTTATTTCCTGAAAGTAAAATAGCAATTACTGGAGGAGATAGTGACTTATTGAAAACCCATCTTCAAACCCAATTTCCAGAAATAGCAGCCCAGGTGATTCTAGAAAATAATTTAATTTTTTTGGGAATGGAGAAAATCCTATTTGGCAATAATTAA
- a CDS encoding site-specific DNA-methyltransferase, which yields MKLNCKPYYETKFGATYLGNSLELMAHIPNETIDLICTSPPFALVRKKEYGNVDADEYIEWFKDYAAQFYRILKPTGSLVIDIGGSWIKGIPVRSLYHFELVVALCKAKEKGGLGFYLAQELYWYNPAKLPTPAEWVTIRRERVKDSVNTIWWLSKDPHPKANNRRVLKPYSNAMKNLLKNGYKPKVRPSGHDISNKFGNDRGGAIPSNIIDCCTDKGEIGQPILIQENLSEDLVQPVNIISASNTASNDYYQRRCKEEGFKPHPARFPQALPEFVINLCTEPGDIVLEPFAGSNMTGRVAETLQRRWLAFEIDEQYIISSKLRFEENAPLVVEPPTDLPKLTLENNNQNQQGVQLGLF from the coding sequence ATGAAACTTAATTGTAAGCCTTATTATGAAACCAAATTTGGTGCAACTTATTTAGGAAATAGCCTAGAACTCATGGCACATATTCCTAATGAAACTATCGACCTAATTTGTACATCTCCACCATTTGCACTGGTTCGTAAAAAAGAATACGGAAACGTTGATGCTGATGAATATATTGAATGGTTTAAAGATTATGCAGCACAGTTTTATCGTATTCTTAAACCGACTGGTTCACTAGTTATTGATATTGGTGGTAGCTGGATTAAGGGGATACCAGTTCGCTCACTTTATCATTTTGAACTGGTTGTTGCCTTGTGTAAAGCGAAAGAAAAAGGCGGACTTGGGTTTTATCTAGCACAAGAATTATACTGGTATAATCCAGCAAAATTACCTACTCCAGCTGAATGGGTGACAATTCGTAGGGAAAGAGTCAAAGATTCGGTAAATACAATTTGGTGGCTGTCAAAAGACCCACATCCTAAAGCTAATAATAGAAGGGTTTTAAAGCCTTATAGTAATGCAATGAAAAACCTTTTGAAGAATGGCTATAAACCCAAAGTCAGACCTTCAGGTCATGACATTTCTAATAAATTTGGGAATGATAGAGGAGGTGCTATACCCTCGAATATTATTGATTGCTGTACAGATAAAGGAGAAATAGGACAACCAATTCTTATTCAAGAAAATTTATCTGAAGATTTAGTTCAACCAGTCAATATTATTTCTGCTTCTAATACTGCTTCCAATGATTATTATCAAAGACGTTGCAAAGAAGAAGGTTTTAAACCCCACCCAGCAAGATTTCCTCAAGCATTACCAGAGTTTGTGATCAATCTTTGTACAGAACCTGGTGATATTGTTTTAGAACCTTTCGCTGGTTCTAACATGACAGGTCGAGTTGCAGAAACCTTACAAAGACGCTGGTTAGCTTTTGAGATTGATGAACAATATATCATAAGCTCAAAACTAAGATTTGAAGAAAATGCTCCTTTGGTTGTTGAACCTCCAACAGATTTACCAAAATTAACATTAGAAAATAATAATCAAAACCAACAAGGAGTACAGTTAGGACTATTTTAA
- a CDS encoding diflavin flavoprotein gives MSENTKPRDVQILPIGTDTTILRSRSWTRLRFEIEYALAKGTTANSFLIQGDKIALIDPPGETFTTIYLEALQKRIDIKAVDYVILGHINPNRAATLKALLEIAPQITFVCSNPGAKNLKAALENEALENQNPILVMRGDETLDLGKGHHLQFIPTPNPRYADALCTYDPQTEILFSDKLFGAHICGDQVFDEGWEVFNEDRRYYFDCLMAPHARQVETALDKLADLPIRLYATGHGPLVRYALQELTHSYREWIQQQTNADMTVALIYASAYGNTTTLAQAIARGITKAGVSVESINCEFTEPEEIKAAVEKSAGFVIGSPTLGGHAPTPVQTALGIVLSTATNNKLAGVFGSFGWSGEAVDLIENKLKDAGYRFGFDTIRVKFKPNEVTLQTCEEAGTDFAQALKRAARKSVVAKQPATNVEQAVGRIVGSLCVVTATQGEVKTGMLASWVTQASFNPPGLTIAVAKDRAMENMTHTGNEFVVNILAEGREIRKHFMKVYTPGQDRFAGLATEEASNGGVILNGALAYLECSVQSRMEAGDHWLVYATVNDGKVLNQEAVTAVHHRKSASYY, from the coding sequence ATGTCAGAAAATACTAAACCCCGTGATGTACAAATTCTGCCCATTGGCACAGATACAACAATATTAAGATCGCGCAGTTGGACAAGATTAAGATTTGAAATAGAATATGCTTTGGCTAAAGGTACAACTGCTAATTCTTTTTTAATTCAAGGTGATAAAATTGCTTTAATTGATCCTCCTGGAGAAACTTTCACGACAATTTATCTAGAAGCTTTACAAAAACGGATTGATATTAAAGCAGTTGATTATGTAATTCTTGGTCATATCAATCCTAACCGGGCTGCAACATTAAAAGCTTTACTAGAAATTGCTCCCCAAATTACCTTTGTTTGTTCAAATCCAGGAGCAAAAAATTTAAAAGCAGCATTAGAAAATGAAGCCCTAGAAAATCAGAATCCAATTTTAGTAATGCGGGGAGATGAAACTTTAGATTTAGGTAAAGGACATCATCTGCAATTTATTCCTACACCTAATCCCCGTTATGCTGACGCACTTTGTACCTATGATCCCCAAACAGAAATTCTATTTTCTGATAAATTATTTGGGGCGCATATTTGTGGTGATCAAGTATTTGATGAAGGTTGGGAAGTATTTAATGAAGATAGGCGTTATTATTTCGATTGTCTCATGGCTCCCCACGCCAGACAAGTAGAAACAGCTTTGGATAAATTGGCAGATTTACCAATTAGATTATATGCCACTGGTCATGGTCCATTGGTAAGATACGCTTTACAGGAACTTACCCACTCTTATCGAGAATGGATACAACAGCAAACTAATGCTGACATGACCGTAGCTTTGATTTATGCTTCCGCCTATGGTAATACTACGACATTAGCTCAAGCGATCGCACGTGGTATAACCAAAGCAGGTGTTAGTGTCGAATCTATTAACTGCGAATTTACCGAACCCGAAGAAATCAAAGCCGCAGTCGAAAAATCCGCTGGTTTTGTCATTGGTTCTCCCACACTAGGCGGCCACGCACCTACACCAGTCCAAACAGCTTTAGGAATTGTCTTATCTACCGCCACAAATAATAAATTAGCTGGGGTTTTCGGTTCTTTTGGTTGGAGTGGAGAAGCGGTTGATTTAATTGAAAACAAACTCAAAGACGCAGGTTACAGATTTGGTTTTGATACTATTCGCGTCAAGTTCAAACCCAACGAAGTCACTTTACAAACCTGCGAAGAAGCCGGAACCGATTTTGCTCAAGCATTGAAACGCGCTGCTAGAAAATCCGTAGTTGCTAAACAACCAGCAACTAATGTAGAACAAGCCGTTGGGCGCATTGTTGGTTCTTTGTGTGTTGTCACCGCTACTCAAGGAGAAGTGAAAACAGGAATGTTAGCATCTTGGGTAACACAAGCCAGCTTTAACCCTCCTGGTTTAACCATTGCGGTAGCTAAGGATAGGGCGATGGAAAATATGACCCACACTGGTAATGAATTTGTTGTCAACATCTTGGCAGAAGGTCGGGAAATACGTAAGCATTTTATGAAGGTTTACACCCCTGGACAAGATAGATTTGCGGGTTTAGCGACTGAGGAAGCTAGTAATGGTGGTGTGATTCTGAATGGTGCTTTAGCTTACCTGGAGTGTTCTGTCCAAAGTCGCATGGAAGCAGGTGATCATTGGTTGGTTTATGCGACTGTTAATGATGGGAAGGTCTTAAATCAAGAAGCTGTAACTGCTGTACATCATCGGAAATCTGCGAGTTATTATTAA
- a CDS encoding Uma2 family endonuclease — protein sequence MYQTDPPRSAKEFLPTMYDLPSEDPEEAGLPDEFHLLQPQLLRETFCPSDFPENQVFIATDLNLYYDVHHPLWYKRPDWFAVVDVPRLYAQKELRLSYVVWQEGVNPFVVVEFISPGTEKEDLGRTLRDASQPPTKWEVYERVLRVPYYIVFDRYTDQLRAFQLQGSSYAELEINQLRVWLNDIELGLGLWQGVYEGIERQWLRWYDASGNWVLTPAERERKQGERERRRAERLAAQLRTLGVEPDFGDDEEG from the coding sequence ATGTATCAAACAGACCCACCGCGTTCTGCTAAGGAATTCCTACCAACAATGTATGATTTACCTAGCGAAGATCCAGAGGAAGCCGGTTTGCCAGACGAATTTCATCTTTTACAACCCCAATTATTACGGGAAACTTTTTGTCCGTCAGACTTCCCGGAAAATCAGGTATTTATCGCCACAGACCTAAATCTTTACTACGATGTTCATCATCCATTATGGTATAAACGCCCTGACTGGTTTGCTGTCGTTGATGTCCCCAGGTTGTATGCACAAAAAGAACTGCGGCTGAGTTATGTAGTTTGGCAAGAAGGCGTTAATCCTTTTGTAGTGGTAGAATTTATTTCACCAGGAACAGAAAAAGAAGATTTAGGGAGAACCCTACGAGATGCTAGTCAACCTCCAACTAAATGGGAAGTTTACGAACGAGTTTTAAGAGTACCCTATTATATAGTTTTTGACCGTTACACTGACCAGTTAAGAGCATTTCAGTTACAGGGAAGTAGTTATGCTGAATTGGAAATCAATCAACTGCGTGTATGGTTAAATGATATTGAATTAGGTTTGGGACTGTGGCAAGGTGTCTATGAAGGCATTGAACGGCAGTGGTTACGCTGGTATGATGCTTCAGGTAACTGGGTTCTCACACCGGCAGAACGGGAAAGAAAACAAGGGGAACGGGAAAGACGACGTGCAGAAAGATTAGCAGCACAATTACGCACTCTAGGTGTTGAACCTGATTTTGGTGATGATGAAGAGGGCTAA
- the hpnJ gene encoding hopanoid biosynthesis associated radical SAM protein HpnJ, translating to MKKTLFLSPPSFDGFDGGAGSRYQAKREITSFWYPTWLAQPAALVPGSRLVDAPPHSQTVEDVLKIAKDYELVIMHTSTPSLVNDVKCAEAIKAQNPNVQIGFVGAHVAVLPEETLRENPVIDFVCRNEFDYTCKEVAEGKSLSEITGLSYRDQNSQIRHNEERALIHDWDAMPSVLPVYARDLDISKYFIGYLLHPYISFYTGRGCPAKCTFCLWPQTIGGHLYRHKTPEAVGREMEEAKALFGDKVREYMFDDDTFTIDKHRAIAISEHMKRLNLTWSCNARANLDYDTLKTLRDNGLRLLLVGFESGNQETLNRIKKGIKLEVAREFMKNCHKLGITVHGTFIIGLPIETRESVEETIRFACELSPHTIQVSIAAPYPGTELYEQARANGWFANESLVATSGIQTSTLQYPTLSSAEIEDAVEQMYRKFYFRPKAIIPIVREMLTDRQMLVRRLREGGEFFSYLKERRTQSVANAKANQTAVV from the coding sequence ATGAAAAAAACCCTATTCCTGAGTCCACCTTCCTTTGATGGCTTTGACGGTGGTGCTGGTTCACGATACCAGGCTAAACGAGAAATTACTTCCTTTTGGTATCCTACATGGTTAGCGCAACCCGCAGCCCTGGTTCCAGGTAGCAGGCTAGTAGATGCACCACCACATAGTCAAACTGTGGAAGATGTGCTGAAAATTGCCAAAGATTATGAATTGGTAATTATGCACACCAGCACCCCCTCCCTCGTGAATGATGTCAAGTGTGCTGAAGCCATTAAAGCCCAAAACCCAAATGTGCAGATTGGTTTTGTGGGGGCGCACGTTGCGGTATTACCAGAAGAGACTCTGCGGGAAAATCCAGTTATCGACTTTGTATGTCGGAATGAGTTTGACTATACCTGTAAAGAAGTCGCAGAAGGTAAATCTTTATCAGAAATCACGGGTTTAAGCTACCGTGACCAAAATTCCCAGATTCGCCATAATGAAGAGCGTGCTTTGATTCACGACTGGGATGCTATGCCCAGTGTACTGCCAGTTTATGCTCGTGATTTAGATATTAGCAAATATTTCATTGGCTATTTGCTGCATCCTTATATTTCTTTTTACACCGGGCGCGGTTGTCCAGCAAAATGTACTTTTTGTTTGTGGCCGCAAACCATTGGTGGACACCTTTACCGTCATAAAACCCCAGAAGCGGTGGGAAGAGAAATGGAAGAAGCCAAAGCCTTGTTTGGGGACAAGGTGCGGGAGTATATGTTTGATGATGACACGTTTACTATTGATAAGCATCGAGCGATCGCAATTAGCGAACACATGAAGCGGCTAAACCTGACTTGGAGTTGCAACGCCCGCGCTAATTTAGATTACGATACTTTAAAAACTTTACGGGATAACGGTTTACGCTTGTTGCTTGTGGGTTTTGAATCAGGAAATCAAGAAACTCTCAACCGCATCAAAAAAGGTATCAAGCTAGAAGTGGCGCGGGAATTTATGAAAAATTGCCACAAACTCGGTATCACCGTCCACGGTACTTTTATTATTGGTTTACCGATTGAAACCAGAGAAAGTGTAGAAGAAACAATTCGCTTTGCTTGTGAACTTAGTCCCCATACAATTCAAGTTTCTATAGCTGCACCTTATCCCGGTACAGAACTTTATGAACAAGCTAGGGCTAACGGTTGGTTTGCGAACGAATCATTAGTTGCAACTTCCGGTATTCAAACCTCAACTTTGCAATATCCTACTCTTTCCAGTGCAGAAATTGAAGATGCTGTTGAGCAAATGTATCGCAAATTCTACTTCCGTCCCAAAGCAATTATTCCCATTGTCCGGGAAATGTTGACTGATAGACAGATGTTAGTACGTCGTCTGCGAGAAGGTGGGGAGTTTTTCTCTTACTTGAAAGAACGTCGCACCCAGTCTGTCGCTAACGCTAAAGCAAATCAGACGGCTGTTGTTTAA
- the hpnK gene encoding hopanoid biosynthesis-associated protein HpnK, producing MVEEKEQKHRRFAIINGDDFGFSPGVNQAIIQAHSQGVLTSTSLMVSGDAAEDAIALAKNYPDLAVGLHLVLVCGKSVLPPSQIPHLVDSDGNFSDNPTQAGLSYQFNPATREELRQEIRAQLEKFRNSGLQLSHVDGHLHLHVHPVILGILVELANEFHIKFIRLPSEELAKSLKLDQRNLLIKIVWSIVFGQLRRYGENLLKTHNIEFAERVYGLLQTSNVTEEYLLGLIPQIQADLIEIYSHPAIVNAGEPLNTPGGEVELAGLLSVRVREMLAVNGFELTNYIKLNK from the coding sequence ATGGTTGAGGAAAAAGAACAAAAACATCGTCGTTTCGCCATTATCAATGGTGATGATTTCGGCTTTTCTCCAGGTGTGAATCAAGCCATAATCCAAGCACATAGCCAAGGCGTGCTGACTAGTACTAGTTTAATGGTAAGTGGTGATGCGGCCGAAGATGCGATCGCACTGGCAAAAAATTACCCTGATTTAGCAGTCGGTTTACACCTGGTGTTGGTTTGCGGTAAATCAGTTTTACCACCTTCGCAAATTCCCCATTTAGTCGATTCAGATGGTAACTTTTCTGATAATCCCACCCAAGCAGGATTAAGTTACCAATTTAACCCAGCTACCCGTGAGGAACTTCGTCAAGAAATCCGCGCCCAATTAGAAAAATTCCGCAATTCAGGTTTACAGCTTTCTCATGTTGATGGACATTTACACCTTCATGTACATCCTGTAATTTTAGGAATTTTAGTAGAATTAGCAAATGAATTTCATATTAAATTCATTCGTTTACCATCTGAAGAATTGGCAAAAAGTCTTAAACTTGATCAACGTAATTTACTGATTAAAATAGTTTGGTCAATAGTATTTGGACAATTGCGCCGTTACGGTGAGAATTTATTAAAAACTCATAATATTGAATTTGCTGAACGAGTTTATGGCTTATTACAAACTAGCAATGTCACAGAAGAATATTTACTGGGTTTGATACCGCAAATTCAAGCCGATTTAATAGAAATTTATTCTCACCCCGCAATAGTTAACGCTGGAGAACCGTTGAATACTCCAGGTGGTGAAGTCGAACTTGCGGGGTTATTGAGTGTGCGTGTGCGTGAAATGTTGGCGGTGAATGGGTTTGAGTTGACAAATTATATAAAGTTGAATAAATGA